One window of Hujiaoplasma nucleasis genomic DNA carries:
- the ade gene encoding adenine deaminase, which produces MNKKKLIQISRGLVLAELVLKNAKIVNVFTKSIEANDIAISDGIIVGIGSYEGENEIDLKGQYVAPGFIDGHVHIESSMLTPNNYALATIPRGTTSIIADCHEIANVAGKEGIDFMIESAKSTVQDVFMMIPSCVPSTSFETSGAILKARDIKKYTENPSVYGLGEMMDYQGVLEGDKDVLNKLEDYSQLTIDGHAPGLSGKDLNAYILSGVETDHECVEASELIEKVQRGMYVHLREGSQTKNLVDLLSGVSSAYYDRILLCSDDLHPSDILNVGHIDQNVRLAIKHGLDPIVAISMASINIARCYHLNHYGAIAPGYYADLVVFKNIKKIDINMVYKKGKLVAKDKQALFESRKIDPSKLLESVNINLNKINLDLTLKNQLVYIIGLVKNNITTKKIKASIILEKGLFLSKNNPGLLKLAVIERHHSSNNIGFGIVKDYGLSNGALALTIAHDSHNLICIGDNDIDMYKAIEKIKSIGGGIVLASEGHIIDFLPLEVGGLMSLNDGQYVQKKLLNLENEIRKLGVTNDIEDPFLQLAFLSLAVVPEIKVTDKGLFDVEKFQLIKLEVGEDS; this is translated from the coding sequence TTGAATAAGAAAAAACTCATTCAAATATCAAGAGGTTTAGTACTTGCTGAACTTGTATTGAAAAACGCCAAAATTGTCAATGTGTTTACAAAATCAATCGAAGCCAACGATATTGCTATCTCTGATGGTATTATCGTTGGGATTGGATCATATGAAGGAGAAAATGAAATTGATTTAAAGGGGCAATATGTTGCACCTGGTTTTATTGATGGTCATGTCCATATTGAATCTAGTATGCTTACACCAAATAATTATGCTTTAGCAACCATTCCTCGTGGTACCACATCAATCATTGCTGATTGTCATGAAATAGCGAATGTGGCGGGTAAAGAGGGAATTGATTTTATGATTGAATCTGCTAAATCAACTGTTCAAGATGTTTTTATGATGATTCCTTCGTGTGTGCCATCAACTTCATTTGAAACAAGTGGAGCAATCTTAAAAGCAAGGGATATAAAAAAATACACTGAAAATCCTTCTGTCTATGGCCTAGGTGAAATGATGGATTATCAAGGGGTACTTGAAGGGGATAAAGATGTGCTTAATAAATTGGAGGATTATTCTCAATTAACTATTGATGGTCATGCTCCGGGTTTAAGTGGTAAAGATTTAAATGCTTATATCTTATCAGGTGTAGAAACAGATCATGAATGTGTTGAAGCGAGCGAACTTATTGAAAAGGTTCAAAGGGGTATGTATGTTCATCTAAGGGAAGGTTCACAGACAAAGAATTTAGTTGACTTATTATCAGGTGTATCTAGTGCATATTATGATCGAATATTATTATGTTCAGACGATTTACACCCAAGTGATATATTAAATGTTGGTCATATTGATCAAAATGTACGATTGGCAATAAAACATGGATTAGATCCTATCGTTGCTATATCAATGGCGAGTATAAATATAGCTAGATGTTATCATTTAAATCATTATGGAGCCATAGCACCAGGATATTACGCAGATTTAGTTGTTTTTAAAAACATTAAGAAAATTGATATTAATATGGTCTATAAAAAGGGAAAACTAGTCGCTAAAGATAAGCAAGCACTATTTGAAAGCAGAAAAATTGATCCATCTAAACTTCTAGAATCAGTCAATATAAATTTAAATAAAATCAATTTAGATTTAACTTTAAAAAACCAATTAGTTTATATTATAGGACTCGTAAAAAATAATATTACAACAAAGAAAATAAAAGCTAGTATTATCTTAGAAAAAGGTTTGTTTCTTTCAAAAAATAATCCAGGTTTATTAAAATTAGCAGTCATAGAAAGACATCATTCAAGTAACAATATTGGCTTTGGAATAGTCAAGGATTATGGGTTAAGTAATGGTGCATTAGCATTAACGATTGCTCATGATTCACATAACTTAATTTGTATTGGAGATAATGATATAGATATGTATAAAGCCATTGAAAAAATTAAAAGTATTGGTGGCGGAATTGTATTGGCATCTGAAGGACATATTATTGATTTTCTGCCTTTAGAAGTTGGTGGTTTAATGTCATTGAATGATGGGCAATATGTCCAAAAGAAGTTATTGAATTTAGAAAATGAGATTAGAAAATTAGGGGTAACTAATGATATTGAAGATCCTTTCTTACAATTAGCTTTTCTATCTTTAGCTGTTGTCCCTGAAATTAAAGTAACAGACAAAGGTTTGTTTGATGTCGAAAAGTTTCAATTAATTAAATTAGAAGTTGGTGAAGATTCATGA
- a CDS encoding FAD binding domain-containing protein, with protein sequence MVNTVIAKTLVQALDTLKQGDYKIVAGGTDMLIQNRSHTGMPIAYKSNILYVNLVKELDFISDDENNVYIGATCRLESILKDQRIPQILRDVIHEMASPAIRHTGTLAGNIANASPAGDSLVALYALDAQVRIQSAMHERIVKVSDFIKGVRKIDLSPIEMITEIIIPKLDFDNIYFKKVAPRLSDAISKLSFVGAYSFRNNTLIDMRISLGAVYMTVVRNRSIEKKYIGMSKEEFKNHIKEILIDYSHIIKPIDDQRSNKEYRKQVALNLIKAFVLNC encoded by the coding sequence ATGGTAAATACTGTCATTGCTAAAACTTTAGTTCAAGCCCTAGATACATTAAAGCAAGGAGACTATAAAATTGTTGCTGGTGGTACAGATATGTTGATTCAAAATAGATCACATACTGGCATGCCTATAGCCTATAAGTCAAATATTCTATATGTTAACTTAGTAAAAGAATTAGACTTTATTAGTGATGATGAAAACAATGTTTACATTGGTGCTACTTGTCGTTTAGAAAGTATCTTAAAAGACCAAAGGATCCCTCAAATATTAAGAGATGTTATCCATGAAATGGCTTCTCCTGCCATAAGACATACTGGGACATTGGCCGGTAATATAGCAAATGCATCTCCAGCAGGGGATTCATTAGTTGCTTTATATGCTTTAGATGCACAAGTTAGAATACAATCTGCTATGCACGAAAGAATAGTTAAAGTATCTGATTTTATTAAAGGTGTTAGAAAAATTGATTTATCACCTATTGAAATGATTACTGAAATTATCATTCCAAAACTAGATTTTGATAATATTTATTTTAAAAAAGTTGCGCCTAGACTAAGTGATGCTATTTCAAAGTTGTCATTTGTTGGAGCTTACTCCTTTAGAAACAATACTTTAATAGATATGAGAATATCTCTTGGCGCTGTTTATATGACTGTAGTTAGAAATAGAAGCATCGAAAAAAAATATATTGGTATGAGCAAGGAAGAATTCAAGAATCATATAAAAGAAATTTTAATAGACTACAGCCACATAATCAAACCTATTGATGATCAAAGGTCAAACAAAGAGTATCGAAAACAAGTAGCGTTAAACTTAATTAAAGCATTTGTTTTAAATTGTTAG
- a CDS encoding PLP-dependent cysteine synthase family protein produces MSKIPFGPTYDEMCNPSHIDPNIRKKALESKENELNPINLFNINWKDDNNQVHKIVLPKEMTGVEANIVVLLGKYFPSGSHKVGPAYSTLIEGCVDENIIPGKHTILGPSTGNFGIGVSYICNLMKYDSIVIMPDNMSKERYERIQKYGAKLDLTPGTESDVILTLEKTYELAKNTKNRSLAQFELLPNYRFHRHVTGNACIEAVKNVGNGRIACFTSAPGSAGTLGAGDQIKKEFPEAKVAALEPYECSTLMNGGRGQHRIEGIGDKMCTLIHNVLTTDFVVMIKDEETVQGLKVIHNGISVLESFGIDKKIAESMTDLFGPSGICNIIGAIKMAKYLHLGPGENVVTIATDGYDRYDTVIQNLEQRYLETEDFVLKRWFKDVFLNADTNYIADYRPISQKEKLFIQKEKDWLKFGYTKAYLDSMKDMSFWDNEYNKVFEYDKLIKEKR; encoded by the coding sequence ATGAGTAAAATTCCATTTGGACCAACTTATGATGAAATGTGCAACCCATCTCATATTGATCCGAACATAAGAAAAAAAGCGTTAGAAAGTAAAGAAAATGAACTAAATCCAATAAACTTATTTAACATTAATTGGAAAGATGATAACAATCAAGTTCATAAAATTGTTTTACCTAAAGAAATGACAGGTGTCGAAGCCAATATAGTCGTTCTATTAGGAAAGTATTTCCCTTCAGGGTCTCATAAAGTTGGACCTGCTTATTCTACACTCATTGAAGGATGTGTTGATGAGAATATTATTCCTGGCAAGCACACAATATTAGGACCTTCAACAGGTAATTTTGGTATCGGAGTATCTTATATCTGTAACTTAATGAAATATGATTCTATTGTCATCATGCCAGATAATATGAGTAAAGAACGTTATGAACGCATTCAAAAATATGGGGCAAAATTAGATTTGACGCCTGGGACTGAATCAGATGTTATTTTAACATTAGAGAAAACCTACGAATTGGCTAAAAATACTAAGAATAGATCTTTAGCTCAATTTGAATTATTGCCTAATTATCGTTTTCATCGTCATGTGACGGGAAATGCTTGTATTGAAGCTGTAAAAAATGTTGGAAATGGAAGGATAGCTTGTTTTACTTCAGCGCCTGGTTCGGCTGGGACTTTAGGTGCGGGCGACCAAATTAAAAAAGAGTTTCCTGAGGCTAAAGTGGCTGCTTTAGAACCTTATGAATGTTCAACATTGATGAATGGTGGACGTGGACAACACCGTATTGAGGGTATTGGCGATAAGATGTGTACACTCATTCATAATGTATTAACCACAGATTTTGTTGTGATGATAAAAGATGAAGAAACGGTTCAAGGTTTAAAAGTGATTCATAACGGAATTAGTGTATTGGAATCTTTTGGTATTGATAAAAAAATCGCTGAATCAATGACTGATTTATTTGGCCCTTCAGGTATATGTAATATTATTGGCGCAATTAAAATGGCTAAATATTTACATTTGGGACCTGGAGAAAATGTAGTAACCATTGCGACTGATGGTTATGACAGATATGATACCGTAATTCAAAATCTTGAACAAAGATATTTAGAGACAGAAGATTTCGTACTAAAAAGATGGTTTAAAGATGTGTTCTTAAATGCGGATACTAATTATATTGCAGATTATAGACCTATAAGCCAAAAAGAAAAGTTGTTCATACAAAAAGAAAAAGATTGGTTAAAATTTGGATATACAAAAGCTTATTTAGATTCTATGAAAGATATGTCTTTTTGGGATAATGAATACAACAAGGTTTTTGAATATGACAAACTAATCAAGGAAAAGAGGTAA
- the thrC gene encoding threonine synthase, whose product MTYVKGLRCTHCNHFYPFEKDLMICPNCQEKGILDIEYKYKEIKEVMNRDYFKNNLDLSIWRYLPLLPVEEKYTKNSLRVGWTPLYKSFNLQTMIDIKSLYIKDEGLNPTQSLKDRASVIACVKALENNYEIISCSSTGNAASSLAGNAAKLGLKTVIFVPKRAPVGKLTQLLVFGADLIKVNGDYKSTYQLSKAAISHYGWYNRNAAVNPYLVEGKKTVALEIAEQLEFNLTDWVIVSVGDGCTIGGVYKGFYDLIELGLIDRMPKLLGVQSEGCSPFYKAFHEEKEMEESEENTLADSIAVGIPRNPIKGLKAVKNSHGSFEIVSDDEIMDAMLLLAKYEGVFAEPAAAAGLAGLMKSRKKNLIKPSDTATVIITGNGLKDTKNALNVINEPVLLNNDLKDLIDYIERGESNE is encoded by the coding sequence ATGACGTATGTTAAAGGCTTGAGGTGTACCCATTGTAATCATTTTTATCCTTTTGAAAAGGATTTAATGATATGCCCAAATTGTCAAGAAAAAGGAATACTTGACATTGAGTATAAGTATAAGGAAATTAAGGAAGTCATGAATAGAGATTATTTTAAGAATAACTTAGATTTGTCTATTTGGCGGTATTTACCTTTGTTGCCTGTTGAAGAAAAATATACGAAGAATTCCTTAAGAGTTGGCTGGACACCATTATATAAGAGTTTTAATTTACAAACAATGATTGATATTAAATCATTATATATTAAAGATGAGGGTTTAAATCCAACACAGTCTTTAAAAGATAGGGCTTCAGTCATTGCCTGTGTGAAGGCCTTGGAAAATAATTATGAAATTATATCTTGCTCATCAACTGGAAACGCTGCTTCATCATTGGCTGGCAACGCTGCAAAACTAGGACTCAAAACAGTTATTTTTGTTCCAAAAAGAGCACCCGTTGGAAAATTAACTCAACTATTAGTCTTTGGAGCCGATTTAATTAAAGTTAACGGTGATTATAAGTCTACTTATCAATTATCAAAAGCGGCCATAAGTCATTATGGTTGGTACAATAGAAATGCTGCAGTCAATCCATATCTGGTTGAAGGTAAAAAAACAGTGGCTTTGGAAATAGCTGAGCAACTTGAATTTAATTTAACAGATTGGGTTATAGTTTCTGTGGGAGACGGATGTACGATTGGTGGAGTTTATAAAGGTTTTTATGATCTTATTGAACTAGGTTTAATTGATCGTATGCCTAAGTTATTAGGCGTTCAAAGTGAAGGCTGTTCACCATTCTATAAAGCTTTTCATGAAGAAAAGGAGATGGAAGAAAGTGAAGAAAATACACTTGCAGATAGTATAGCAGTAGGCATACCTAGAAATCCTATCAAGGGATTAAAGGCTGTAAAAAATAGTCATGGTAGTTTTGAGATTGTATCTGATGACGAAATCATGGATGCTATGCTTTTACTGGCAAAGTATGAAGGCGTATTTGCTGAACCTGCAGCCGCAGCCGGTTTAGCAGGATTAATGAAGTCTAGAAAGAAAAATTTAATTAAACCATCTGATACAGCCACCGTAATTATCACTGGCAATGGATTAAAAGATACAAAAAATGCATTAAATGTAATTAATGAACCAGTTCTTTTAAATAATGATTTAAAAGATTTAATAGACTACATAGAAAGAGGCGAAAGTAATGAGTAA
- a CDS encoding (2Fe-2S)-binding protein, producing MNMKINFNLNGKNITLDTNPNRRLLDVLREDFDLTGPKEGCGEGECGACAVLLNGQIVNSCSVPLANVDGQDIMTIEAFSLSKQYQIIKDAFAEMGGVQCGFCTPGMIIATQSLLSENPHPSDYEIKIGLSGNLCRCTGYNLIIKAVKKAAEDGDGLW from the coding sequence ATGAACATGAAGATTAATTTTAATTTAAACGGTAAAAATATAACACTTGATACAAACCCTAATAGACGTCTATTAGATGTTTTAAGAGAGGATTTTGACTTAACTGGTCCTAAAGAAGGCTGTGGAGAAGGCGAATGTGGAGCTTGCGCAGTTTTATTAAATGGTCAAATAGTCAATTCATGTTCAGTCCCTTTAGCAAATGTAGATGGCCAAGATATCATGACTATTGAAGCTTTTTCTCTAAGTAAGCAATATCAAATCATCAAAGATGCTTTTGCTGAAATGGGTGGAGTTCAATGTGGGTTTTGTACACCTGGAATGATTATTGCTACCCAAAGTTTATTAAGTGAAAATCCTCATCCTAGTGATTATGAAATTAAGATTGGTTTGTCAGGGAATTTGTGTCGATGCACTGGATATAATTTAATCATTAAGGCTGTAAAAAAGGCTGCAGAAGATGGTGATGGTTTATGGTAA
- a CDS encoding xanthine dehydrogenase family protein molybdopterin-binding subunit, with protein MKDISISINKVDNDEKISGKAKYVADIKMDGTLYAMTFRSQICKGYIKSIEYPRLPDGYYIIDHKDVPGKNIVKVIFEDWPVFTDKKISYLYEPIMLVIGPDKNVIIDIINHIKIDYVEEEALFDWTDSVIHYHFDKGLGQSVFEDADQVIEYDYETGYQEQAYIEPQGFIGYTEDEKVTLIGSIQCPYYVKNAVKQALNLEDHLVRVIQANVGGAFGGKEEYPSLIACQLAVAVQKIKKPIKLIFEREEDMSVTTKRHPSKTHFQAAVKNNELIGLKAHVSIDAGATIGLSGVVLSRALLAVSGAYTIDHLDVSGDVYRTNTVPNGAFRGFGAPQMFFAIDMFMEHIAKKLKLDTLIFRKKYLARQNDRTSTNGIFRDPILMPEMIEKVMSVSNFQEKYEEYSKENSYKGIGMSMFFHGCGFTGSGEKNIIKAKVRLRKDQDANVHILVAAVDMGQGVKTTFRKLIAHILEIDIDKVIFNNPDTDFVPDSGPTVASRTMMIVGGLLGRAAKEMKSRWEEKSFIVEKQYEQPDYIEYDEEKFIGDAYPAYSWGVNVVEVEVDPLTYQVNVKKSWSVYDIGKAIDQRIVLGQADGGLAQGLAYGYLEVMNHKNGKIMQKNMTDYIIPTAMDMCEMETYLFENPYAFGPYGAKGVGELTLIGGAAAVAKAIEVAIKKNIYKIPVTPEYIMELMNEHED; from the coding sequence ATGAAAGATATTTCTATATCCATCAATAAAGTAGATAATGATGAAAAGATATCTGGTAAAGCTAAGTATGTCGCAGATATAAAAATGGATGGGACCTTATACGCTATGACCTTTAGAAGTCAGATTTGTAAAGGTTATATCAAGTCCATAGAATATCCTCGTTTACCTGATGGTTACTATATTATTGATCATAAAGATGTACCAGGTAAGAATATAGTCAAAGTGATTTTTGAAGACTGGCCAGTTTTTACTGACAAAAAAATTTCATACTTATATGAGCCTATAATGTTGGTTATAGGGCCGGATAAAAATGTAATTATTGATATTATTAATCACATTAAGATTGATTATGTTGAAGAAGAAGCCTTGTTTGATTGGACTGATTCAGTGATTCATTATCATTTTGACAAGGGCTTAGGTCAAAGTGTTTTTGAAGATGCTGATCAAGTTATTGAATATGATTATGAAACAGGCTACCAAGAACAAGCTTATATTGAACCTCAAGGATTTATCGGATACACAGAGGATGAAAAAGTAACATTAATTGGTTCTATTCAATGTCCTTATTATGTAAAAAACGCTGTGAAGCAAGCTTTAAATCTGGAAGATCATCTAGTGAGAGTCATTCAAGCCAATGTTGGTGGGGCTTTTGGAGGTAAGGAAGAATATCCTTCTTTAATTGCTTGTCAATTGGCTGTAGCTGTTCAAAAGATAAAGAAACCTATCAAACTTATCTTTGAAAGAGAAGAAGATATGTCTGTCACTACAAAGAGACATCCTTCTAAAACTCATTTTCAAGCAGCTGTTAAAAATAATGAACTTATCGGCTTAAAAGCTCATGTATCCATTGATGCTGGAGCGACTATAGGCTTAAGTGGTGTTGTTTTATCTAGGGCACTTCTTGCAGTATCAGGAGCTTATACTATTGATCACTTGGATGTTAGTGGTGATGTCTATCGGACTAATACTGTTCCTAATGGTGCTTTTAGAGGGTTTGGAGCCCCACAGATGTTTTTCGCTATCGATATGTTTATGGAACATATCGCCAAAAAACTTAAATTAGATACGCTAATTTTTAGAAAAAAATACTTAGCAAGACAAAATGATAGAACGTCAACCAATGGCATATTCAGAGACCCTATTTTAATGCCCGAAATGATTGAAAAAGTAATGAGTGTTTCGAATTTTCAAGAAAAATATGAAGAATATAGTAAAGAAAACTCATATAAAGGTATAGGTATGAGTATGTTTTTCCATGGATGTGGATTTACTGGGTCAGGTGAAAAGAATATTATTAAGGCCAAGGTTAGATTAAGAAAGGATCAAGATGCTAATGTTCATATATTAGTAGCTGCTGTTGATATGGGTCAAGGAGTTAAAACCACATTTAGAAAACTGATTGCTCATATTTTAGAGATTGATATTGATAAAGTAATTTTTAATAATCCTGATACTGATTTTGTCCCTGATTCCGGACCTACAGTTGCTTCTAGAACCATGATGATTGTTGGTGGACTTCTTGGGAGAGCTGCTAAAGAAATGAAAAGTCGATGGGAAGAAAAATCTTTTATTGTAGAAAAACAATATGAACAACCAGATTACATTGAATATGATGAAGAAAAATTTATAGGAGATGCTTATCCAGCTTATTCATGGGGTGTCAATGTGGTTGAAGTAGAAGTAGATCCATTGACTTATCAAGTGAATGTAAAAAAATCTTGGTCTGTATATGATATTGGAAAAGCGATTGATCAAAGAATTGTATTGGGTCAAGCAGATGGGGGGTTAGCTCAAGGGTTGGCTTATGGATATCTTGAAGTAATGAACCATAAAAATGGAAAAATCATGCAAAAAAATATGACAGACTATATTATCCCTACAGCCATGGATATGTGTGAAATGGAAACTTATTTATTTGAAAATCCTTATGCGTTTGGTCCTTATGGAGCTAAAGGTGTTGGAGAATTAACGCTTATCGGCGGAGCAGCGGCTGTTGCAAAAGCTATTGAGGTCGCCATCAAGAAGAATATTTATAAAATTCCTGTAACACCTGAATATATTATGGAGTTGATGAATGAACATGAAGATTAA